In Pseudomonas putida, a genomic segment contains:
- the aroQ gene encoding gamma subclass chorismate mutase AroQ, which translates to MLSLVKVSIPANTTLDWHCHQTFTLGYLQEGKLEVETTGGKRIRLTAGDSLAEVVNDVHRGHTADEPATVLMFHAGADHLTFSQREAQCQPPVVARDEPMDTLLAQIQQRLAIAEEIALHKWDTAQAVQAVAREQQVLTNVRHSAWRYQLAPERAADFFADQIEANKMVQYGLIHQWQARGAAPEVPRRDLYTTLRPQLDSLQDQLLKSLAKFENNYRPDCASQVMARIEGKTLSPMLKQAMVRATGQLCHND; encoded by the coding sequence ATGCTGTCGTTGGTGAAAGTCAGCATACCCGCCAACACCACCCTTGACTGGCATTGCCATCAAACCTTCACCCTCGGCTACCTGCAAGAAGGCAAACTCGAGGTGGAAACCACCGGAGGCAAACGGATACGACTGACGGCGGGCGACAGCCTCGCCGAGGTCGTCAACGACGTGCATCGAGGGCATACAGCGGATGAGCCGGCCACGGTGTTGATGTTCCATGCCGGAGCCGATCATCTCACCTTCTCCCAGCGCGAAGCCCAATGCCAGCCACCGGTGGTCGCCAGAGACGAGCCGATGGACACGCTGCTTGCGCAGATCCAGCAGCGCCTGGCAATCGCCGAGGAAATCGCACTGCACAAATGGGATACGGCCCAGGCGGTGCAAGCGGTAGCGCGCGAGCAGCAGGTGCTGACCAACGTTCGTCACAGCGCATGGCGCTATCAACTCGCACCAGAGCGCGCCGCTGACTTCTTCGCTGACCAGATCGAAGCCAACAAGATGGTGCAGTACGGGTTGATCCACCAATGGCAAGCACGCGGCGCAGCCCCTGAAGTGCCCCGCCGCGACCTGTATACGACGCTCAGGCCTCAGCTGGACAGCCTCCAGGACCAGCTACTGAAGAGCCTCGCCAAATTCGAGAACAACTATCGCCCCGATTGCGCCAGCCAGGTGATGGCGAGGATCGAGGGGAAGACGTTGAGCCCGATGCTAAAGCAAGCCATGGTTCGCGCCACCGGCCAGCTGTGTCATAACGACTGA
- the glnL gene encoding nitrogen regulation protein NR(II) encodes MTISDAQHRLLLDNLTTATLLLNGELRLEYMNPAAEMLLAVSGQRSHGQFISELFTESTEALNSLRQAVEQAHPFTKREAQLTSLTGQTITVDYAVTPILHQGNTLLLLEVHPRDRLLRITKEEAQLSKQETTKMLVRGLAHEIKNPLGGIRGAAQLLARELPDDGLRDYTNVIIEEADRLRNLVDRMLGSNKLPSLAMTNIHEVLERVCSLVEAESQGCITLVRDYDPSLPDVLIDREQMIQAVLNIVRNAMQAISSQNELRLGRISLRSRAVRQFTIGHVRHRLVARVEIIDNGPGIPAELQDTLFYPMVSGRPDGTGLGLAITQNIISQHQGLIECESHAGHTAFSIFLPLEQGATAS; translated from the coding sequence ATGACCATCAGCGATGCACAGCACCGTCTGCTTCTGGACAACCTGACCACCGCCACGCTCCTGCTCAATGGCGAACTGCGCCTGGAGTACATGAATCCGGCTGCGGAAATGCTTCTCGCCGTCAGCGGCCAGCGCAGCCACGGGCAGTTCATCAGCGAGCTGTTCACCGAATCCACCGAGGCGCTCAACTCGCTGCGCCAGGCGGTGGAACAGGCGCACCCGTTCACCAAGCGCGAGGCGCAACTGACCTCGCTGACCGGGCAGACCATCACCGTCGACTACGCCGTCACGCCGATCCTGCACCAGGGCAATACCCTGCTCCTGCTGGAGGTGCACCCACGCGATCGCCTGCTGCGCATCACCAAGGAAGAAGCCCAGCTGAGCAAGCAGGAAACCACCAAGATGCTGGTGCGCGGCCTGGCCCACGAAATAAAGAACCCGCTCGGCGGCATCCGCGGCGCGGCGCAACTGCTCGCCCGAGAACTGCCCGACGACGGCCTGCGCGACTACACCAACGTGATCATCGAAGAAGCCGACCGCTTGCGTAACCTGGTCGACCGCATGCTCGGCTCGAACAAGCTGCCTTCACTGGCCATGACCAACATCCACGAAGTGCTGGAGCGCGTTTGCAGCCTGGTCGAGGCAGAAAGCCAGGGCTGCATCACTTTGGTGCGTGACTACGACCCAAGCCTGCCGGACGTGCTGATCGACCGCGAGCAGATGATCCAGGCGGTGCTCAACATCGTGCGCAACGCCATGCAGGCGATCAGCTCGCAGAACGAACTGCGGCTGGGTCGCATCTCCTTGCGCAGCCGAGCGGTACGCCAGTTCACCATCGGCCATGTACGCCACCGTTTGGTAGCCCGGGTCGAAATCATCGACAACGGCCCGGGCATTCCTGCGGAACTGCAGGACACCCTCTTCTATCCCATGGTCAGCGGGCGCCCGGACGGTACCGGGCTGGGCCTGGCCATCACCCAGAACATCATTAGCCAGCACCAGGGCCTGATCGAGTGTGAAAGCCACGCAGGGCACACCGCCTTCTCGATCTTCCTGCCCTTGGAACAAGGAGCCACCGCCTCATGA